GATCGCCATCTCCTTGATATAAGCCAGCCCGTCGGTCACAGCCGTCGAATTGGCCCAGTCGAAAACACTTAAAAGCCCAACACCGTTTTCCATGACTTCCGGCAGCAGAACCATAAAGATGGTCCCCATCAGCGTGCCCTTGACCGAGCCAAGGCCGCCAATGATGATCATGCCCAAAAACTGGATCGACAGCAGGATGGTAAAGCCCTCGGCGGAAACGAAGCCAAGGTAATGGCCATACATCGCCCCGCCGATCCCGGCATAGAAGGATGAAATCGCAAAGCTCATCAGACGGTATTTCGTCAGATTGATGCCCATGATCTCGGCCGAAAGATAATGATCGCGCACCGCCACAAAGGCGCGCCCGTCACGGCTCCGCATCAGGTTGGTGCCCAACAGATACATGATCACCAAAAAGAACAGGCAGACATAGAAGAAGCTGAAATCATCCAGCACTTCATAGCCAAACACATTGACCGGGTTCGCCGCCGCCCCGTATGAGCCACCGGTAAACCAGTCGGCACGGGCAAAGAAATCTTCCAGAATGAACTGGGCCGCCAGCGTCGCAATCGCCAGATAAAGCCCCTTGATCCGGGCCGCTGGCAAACCAAACAAAAGCCCGACGGCCGCCGTCATCAACCCGGCCAGCGGGATCGACAGCAAAACCGGAATACCGGTCGTATTGTTGATCCAGGCCGATGCAAACGCACCAAAGCCAAAGAACGCCGCATGGCCCAGTGAAATCTGCCCGGTGAAGCCGACCAGAATATTCAGGCCAAGGGCAGCAATGGCAAAGTACGAAATCTGAATGAACAGATTGACGTAATAACCATCCAGAACAAACGGGATCAGCGCGGTTGCAATCACACCCAAAATCGCGGCATTGCGCACAACGGTGGTATCAAAAATCCGCGTATCCTGTCGGTAGGTGGTGCGAAAATCACCGCAGGGACGCATCGAAAATCCAGCCATAACCTATTACTCCGCCCCTTAGATGCGTTCTATGTCTTTGGTGCCAAACAGACCGTATGGCTTGATGCAAAGAATGATGATCAGCACATAAAACGGTGCGATCGAAAACAGGTTGCCCCAGTGCAGATACTGACCGTCGACAAACTCGGCGGTGTTTTCCAGAAGACCGATAATCACCCCGCCGACGACGGCACCGACGATGGAATCAAGCCCGCCCAGAATGACCGCCGGGAACACCTTGATCCCGATCACCGAAAGGGCCGATGAAACCCCGTTGACCATCCCGATCACGATACCGGCAACCCCCGATACCAGGGCCGAAATCGCCCAGGACATGGCAAACACGGTTTTGACGGAAATACCAAGGCTTTGGGCGACCTGTTGATCAAAGGCCGTAGCCCGCATCGCAAGGCCCAGCTTGGAATATTTGAAGAACCAGTAAAACGCCGCCATGATCACCAGCGAGATCACGAAACTCATGATATAGGCGGTTTCGATCTGCATCCCCATCAGGTTGACCGACCTTGTTTCAAACACCTGCGGATAGGTCGCCGTGGTCGCACCGAATATCCATTTCGTCGCCGCCTGGAAGAAAATCGAAAGCCCGATCGTCACCATGATCACCGAAATGATCGGCTCGCCGATCATCGGGCGCAACACCACCATTTGCAAAACGATGCCAAACGCCATCATGAACAGCAGGGTAAACAGGAAACCAAGCCAGAAGGGCATCTGCATTTCGACAAGGAATGCGTAACAGACCCACGCCCCGATCAACAGGAACTCGCCCTGTGCGAAGTTCACGATCTGGGTCGATTTATAGATCAGCACGAAACACATGGCGACGACGCCATACAATGTTCCGACAATCAGCCCGTTAAGCAGAAGCTGGAACAGAAGTTCGAAATTCATGTTGCCATCCCTGTAATGGCGGCCCCGCACCCTTGATGGCGTTTGGGGCGCACTGTTTTATGGCTGCCTTATTCGGCGGCTTTGGGGGCCGTCTCGGCGGCCTTGTCCCCGTCCAGATCGACAACCTTCACACTCGTCTGGATGCGGGTTTTCGACCCGTCCTGGAAGGTGATCATGGTGTCGATATCAACCTTGTCGTTCCCGGCATAAACCGCATCGATGATGTCGGCGTATTTTTCGGCGACCACACTGCGGCGAACCTTGCGCGTCCGGGTCAGTTCGCCGTCATCGGCATCCAGTTCCTTGTAAAGCAGCAGGAACCGCTTGATGCGCTGGGCTTCCGGCAGGGTTTCATTCACCTGACGGATTTCATCAATGATCATGTCATAGACCTGCGGCTGGGCCGAAAGATTGGTATAGTTGGTAAAGGCAATTCCGCGCTGCTCGGCCCATTTGGCCATGATCGAATAACGGATGCAGATCATGGTCGACAGGAACGGCAACCCTTTGCCAAGGATCACGGCCTCGGCAATGAAGGGCGAAAATTTCAGTTTGTTTTCAATAAACTGCGGCGAATACCGCACGCCTTTTGATGTTTCCGCCAGATCCTTCAGGCGATCAATCACCACCAGATGCTTGTTGCCTTCCTTGAAATATCCGGCATCACCCGTATGCATCCAGCCATCCCGGACGTCCTCGTCATAGGAAGACTGGTTTTTATAATAGCTGGTAAACATCCCCGATGTGCGCGCGACAATTTCGCCAACTCCGTTTTCATCGGTATTGATGATTTTGATTTCCGAATTATCGAACGCGCGCCCGACCGTATCGAAATCAATGTCATCGGGCTGATGGATCGTATAGGCGCCGCAAAGTTCGGTCTGTCCATAAAGCTGGCGCAACGGAACACCCATGGCATGGAAGAACTTAAAGGTTTCCGGCCCCATCGCCGCCCCGCCGGTCGCAGCAGACCGCAAATTGGAAAAGCCCAACCGGTCCTTTAACGCATTCATCAACAGAACATCGGCGACCTTGGAATGCCCCCCACCATCAAGGGCGGTACGGGCCAAAGCCATGCCGAAATCATACATTTTCTGCTTGAACAGGGTGGCATCCATCATGCGGGCCCGGACATCGGCGGCAATCGACTCCCAGACGCGCGGTGCCAGCAGAACAAAATTCGGTCCGATCTCGCGAAGATCGGCCATCATCGTTTCCTGTTCTTCAACGAAATTGACGATCTGGCGGCTGATCAACGACTGACCGACGACATAAACCTGTTCCATGATCCACGGCAGCGGCAGGACCGAAACATAATTGTCGCCCGGATATTTCGGGTCGGCCCGCAGATATGCCGCACAGTGATCCAGGAAATCCCCGGCATTGAGCATCGCCATTTTCGGCTTGGACGTCGTGCCCGACGTGGTGCACAGGATCGCGCATTCATCACCGCGCGTATCGGCCACCATCACGTCATAGGCACCGGGATCTTTGGCCTCGACCTCGCGGCCAAGTTCATAAAGCTTTTCGATATCCATCAGGCGCGGGTCGTCATATTTCCGCATCCCGCGCGGATCGCAGTAAACGATATGTTCGACCGTCGGGATTTGTTCAGCCAGTTCGATCAGCTTGTCGCACTGTTCCTCGTCTTCGGCGATCAGAACACGCGCACCGGAATAAGTGATCAGATAGGCGACTTCTTCATGAAGGCTGTCCTGATACAGACCGACCGACATCGCACGCAGCGCATGGGCAGCGATTTCACCCCAGACCCATTCCGGCCGGTTTTCACCAATAACGCCAATCACGTCACCGGGCTTGATTCCCATATTGCGCAGGCCAAGCGCCATCCATTTGACGCGGTCGTTATAATCTTTCCACGTGAATTCCTGCCAGATGCCGAATTCCTTTTCGCGCATGGCAATTTCGTCAGCCCAGTGGCGCGCGTTATACGCCAGCACCTTCGGAAAGGTATCAAGCGCCTGCACATTGGCATATTCAGGGGTATAGCTGCTCATGTTCAGGCCACCTGCTCGTCTTCGTCGGTTGCGTCATCGTCTTCGCCGAGATAGGCCTTTTTGACATGCTTGTTGGCCATGACTTCCTCGGGCAGGCCAGCGGCAATCTTTCGACCGAAATCAAGAACCATGACCCGGTTGGAGATATCCATCACCACCCCCATGTCATGTTCGATCATGACAACCGTCATGCCCCATTCTTCATTCAGGTCGATGATAAAGCGCGCCATGTCCTCTTTTTCTTCGAGGTTCATGCCCGCCATCGGCTCATCAAGCAGGATCAGATCGGGACGAAGCGCAACCGCACGCGCCAGTTCGACACGCTTGCGCAAACCATAGGACAGCGTCCCGGCGGTTGCCTTGCGGATATGGGAGATTTCAAGAAAGTCGATCACATCCTCGCAGAAGCGCCGATGTTCAAGCTCTTCCTTCTGCGCGCCGGAAAACCAGTAAAGCGGCCCGGTAAAGCAATTGTTTTTAAGCAGGTGGTGCCGCCCGACCATGATGTTGTCAAGGACACTCATATGACCAAAAAGGGCCAGGTTCTGGAAGGTACGCCCGATGCCAAGTTCCGCCCGGTCATTGGGCTTGAGCCCCGTGACATCCTGCCCCTTGAAGGACACTGACCCGGTGGTTGGCTGATACCGACCCGAAATGCAGTTCAGCATCGATGTCTTGCCGGCCCCGTTCGGGCCAATGATTGAAAACAGCTCGCCGGGCTGGACGGAAAAGCTGACGTCGCTTAGCGCGCGCACGCCGCCAAACACAAGCGATACGTCGCTGATCTGCAAAATGGGACCCTGTGACGTCATAACGTCGCTTATCCTCCCTGACTTGGGCCGCAGGCACCCCTTCTTCCGGTTGACCGGATTTTAAGGTGGATACC
The Thalassospira xiamenensis M-5 = DSM 17429 DNA segment above includes these coding regions:
- a CDS encoding ABC transporter ATP-binding protein; the encoded protein is MTSQGPILQISDVSLVFGGVRALSDVSFSVQPGELFSIIGPNGAGKTSMLNCISGRYQPTTGSVSFKGQDVTGLKPNDRAELGIGRTFQNLALFGHMSVLDNIMVGRHHLLKNNCFTGPLYWFSGAQKEELEHRRFCEDVIDFLEISHIRKATAGTLSYGLRKRVELARAVALRPDLILLDEPMAGMNLEEKEDMARFIIDLNEEWGMTVVMIEHDMGVVMDISNRVMVLDFGRKIAAGLPEEVMANKHVKKAYLGEDDDATDEDEQVA
- a CDS encoding long-chain fatty acid--CoA ligase, whose protein sequence is MSSYTPEYANVQALDTFPKVLAYNARHWADEIAMREKEFGIWQEFTWKDYNDRVKWMALGLRNMGIKPGDVIGVIGENRPEWVWGEIAAHALRAMSVGLYQDSLHEEVAYLITYSGARVLIAEDEEQCDKLIELAEQIPTVEHIVYCDPRGMRKYDDPRLMDIEKLYELGREVEAKDPGAYDVMVADTRGDECAILCTTSGTTSKPKMAMLNAGDFLDHCAAYLRADPKYPGDNYVSVLPLPWIMEQVYVVGQSLISRQIVNFVEEQETMMADLREIGPNFVLLAPRVWESIAADVRARMMDATLFKQKMYDFGMALARTALDGGGHSKVADVLLMNALKDRLGFSNLRSAATGGAAMGPETFKFFHAMGVPLRQLYGQTELCGAYTIHQPDDIDFDTVGRAFDNSEIKIINTDENGVGEIVARTSGMFTSYYKNQSSYDEDVRDGWMHTGDAGYFKEGNKHLVVIDRLKDLAETSKGVRYSPQFIENKLKFSPFIAEAVILGKGLPFLSTMICIRYSIMAKWAEQRGIAFTNYTNLSAQPQVYDMIIDEIRQVNETLPEAQRIKRFLLLYKELDADDGELTRTRKVRRSVVAEKYADIIDAVYAGNDKVDIDTMITFQDGSKTRIQTSVKVVDLDGDKAAETAPKAAE
- a CDS encoding branched-chain amino acid ABC transporter permease; amino-acid sequence: MNFELLFQLLLNGLIVGTLYGVVAMCFVLIYKSTQIVNFAQGEFLLIGAWVCYAFLVEMQMPFWLGFLFTLLFMMAFGIVLQMVVLRPMIGEPIISVIMVTIGLSIFFQAATKWIFGATTATYPQVFETRSVNLMGMQIETAYIMSFVISLVIMAAFYWFFKYSKLGLAMRATAFDQQVAQSLGISVKTVFAMSWAISALVSGVAGIVIGMVNGVSSALSVIGIKVFPAVILGGLDSIVGAVVGGVIIGLLENTAEFVDGQYLHWGNLFSIAPFYVLIIILCIKPYGLFGTKDIERI
- a CDS encoding branched-chain amino acid ABC transporter permease, with amino-acid sequence MAGFSMRPCGDFRTTYRQDTRIFDTTVVRNAAILGVIATALIPFVLDGYYVNLFIQISYFAIAALGLNILVGFTGQISLGHAAFFGFGAFASAWINNTTGIPVLLSIPLAGLMTAAVGLLFGLPAARIKGLYLAIATLAAQFILEDFFARADWFTGGSYGAAANPVNVFGYEVLDDFSFFYVCLFFLVIMYLLGTNLMRSRDGRAFVAVRDHYLSAEIMGINLTKYRLMSFAISSFYAGIGGAMYGHYLGFVSAEGFTILLSIQFLGMIIIGGLGSVKGTLMGTIFMVLLPEVMENGVGLLSVFDWANSTAVTDGLAYIKEMAIGLAIILFLIFEPDGLAHRWQQIRAYWKLYPFSY